Proteins co-encoded in one Puntigrus tetrazona isolate hp1 chromosome 20, ASM1883169v1, whole genome shotgun sequence genomic window:
- the ganaba gene encoding neutral alpha-glucosidase AB codes for MAASCDSLLPLLLLLCLSAQAVDRSNFKTCDQSAFCKRQRELKPGQSPYRALLDTLELSDSRLTLQLINDNNKVRLLLELYRLQGNMTRVKINELKPLKPRYEVPDVLISDPITETLSVVAQDENSLVLSLGGKDQRLIVSAQPFRLDIVEGPQVLMSLNSRGLLAFEHLRARKDTISHKISSTVGSMWDSLKSIFSSKSESEQATEQENVEQQTNEDGQIKEEESKPGMWDETFKSHTDSKPNGPSSISLDFSLPGVEHVYGIPEHADTFKLKNTDDSDPYRLYNLDVFQYELHNPMALYGAVPVLISHSTDRTMGIFWLNAAETWVDISSNTAGKTMFGKILDFVQVSSEAPQTDVRWISESGIIDVFIMLGPKPADVFTQYASLTGTQSFPPLSALAYHQCRWNYNDQEDVKTVDQGFDEHDIPYDFIWLDIEHADGKRYFTWDPSKFPQPKEMLQGLMDKRRKLVAIVDPHIRVDSGYRIHNEIRSKNLYVKNKDGGDYEGWCWPGNSGYPDFTNPEMRAWWASQFAYDQYEGSMENQYIWNDMNEPSVFNGPEVTMHKDALHGVWEHRDVHNLYGLYVQKATADGLIQRSGGVERPFVLTRAFFAGSQRYGAVWTGDNAAEWGHLKISIPMCLSLGLVGISFCGADVGGFFKHPSAELLVRWYQAGAYQPFFRAHAHIDTPRREPWLFGPENTAIIREAIRQRYALLPYWYQLFYNAHRTGQPVMRPLWIEYPEDGATFSIEDEYLIGKDLLVHPVTDEGATGVTAYLPGKGEVWYDVHTFQKHDGDQSLYIPVTMSSIPVFQRGGSIICRKDRVRRSSSCMENDPYTLYVALNSQGSAEGELYIDDFHTFSYKEAKQFVHRHLSFSADTLSSRNLALDSQFSTASWIEKIVIFGGSRPSSATLKNADGTESALEFEFDSSLAVLTLRKPGVSAAADWTVVLR; via the exons GCGTCAGAGGGAGCTGAAGCCGGGCCAGTCTCCGTACAGAGCTCTGCTGGACACGCTGGAGCTGAGCGACTCCAGACTCACCCTGCAGCTCATCAATGACAACAACAAG GTTCGCTTGTTGCTGGAGCTGTACAGACTGCAGGGCAACATGACACGGGTGAAGATTAATGAACTCAAACCACTTAAGCCTCGTTACGAGGTTCCAGATGTACTCATCTCTGATCCCATTACCGAAAC GCTCTCCGTGGTGGCTCAGGATGAGAATAGTCTGGTTTTGTCTCTGGGCGGCAAAGATCAGCGTCTCATCGTAAGTGCTCAGCCATTTCGGCTGGACATTGTTGAGGGTCCTCAAGTGCTCATGTCACTCAACTCCCGTGGCCTGTTAGCCTTCGAGCACCTACGGGCACGCAAGGACAC TATCTCTCATAAAATAAGTAGCACAGTTGGTAGCATGTGGGACTCGCTCAAGAGCATTTTCTCTAG CAAAAGTGAGTCAGAGCAAGCGACCGAACAGGAGAATGTGGAGCAGCAAACCAATGag gaTGGACagataaaagaagaagaaagtaaACCAGGCATGTGGgatgaaacatttaaatctcATACTGATTCAAAGCCCAATG GTCCATCATCTATTAGTTTAGATTTTTCTCTACCTGGTGTGGAACACGTCTATGGCATTCCGGAACACGCAGATACATTTAAACTCAAAAACACAGA TGATTCAGACCCATATCGGCTGTACAACTTGGATGTTTTTCAGTATGAGCTACACAACCCAATGGCCCTTTATGGGGCAGTTCCTGTCCTGATATCTCATAGCACTGACCGCACCATGGGCATCTTCTGGCTCAATGCAGCAGAGACATGGGTGGACATCAGCTCGAATACAGCAGGAAAG ACAATGTTTGGAAAAATACTGGACTTTGTACAAGTTTCTAGTGAAGCTCCTCAGACAGATGTACGCTGGATATCTGAGAGTGGTATTATTGATGTCTTCATAATGCTGGGACCAAAACCTGCGGATGTCTTCACTCAGTATGCCTCGCTTACag GTACTCAgtcttttcctcctctctctgcgCTGGCATATCATCAGTGCCGCTGGAACTATAATGACCAAGAAGATGTAAAGACTGTCGATCAGGGCTTTGATGAGCATGACATCCCGTATGACTTCATTTGGCTGGACATTGAACACGCAGATGGTAAGCGCTACTTCACCTGGGATCCCAGCAAGTTCCCCCAACCTAAAGAAATGCTGCAAGGTCTGATGGACAAAAGACGCAAA TTAGTGGCCATTGTAGATCCTCACATCAGGGTGGACAGTGGCTACAGGATTCACAATGAGATTCGCTCCAAAAACCTGTATGTCAAAAACAAAGATGGAGGAGACTACGAAGGCTGGTGCTGGCCAG GTAATTCAGGCTATCCAGACTTCACTAACCCTGAGATGAGAGCCTGGTGGGCCAGCCAGTTTGCCTATGACCAGTACGAG GGTTCCATGGAGAATCAGTACATCTGGAACGACATGAACGAGCCGTCTGTGTTTAATGGGCCTGAGGTCACCATGCACAAAGATGCACTTCATGGTGTCTGGGAGCACAGAGACGTTCACAACCTTTATGGCCTTTATGTG CAAAAAGCGACCGCCGATGGCCTGATTCAGCGTTCAGGAGGAGTGGAGAGACCTTTCGTTCTGACTCGAGCATTTTTTGCTGGATCCCAGCGTTACG GTGCAGTGTGGACCGGAGATAACGCTGCCGAATGGGGCCATCTGAAGATCTCCATCCCCATGTGCTTGAGTCTGGGTTTAGTGGGCATCTCATTTTGTGGAG ctGATGTTGGTGGTTTCTTTAAACATCCCAGCGCTGAGCTTTTGGTGCGATGGTACCAGGCGGGAGCTTACCAGCCGTTTTTTCGTGCACATGCTCACATAGACACACCTCGCAGGGAGCCCTGGCTGTTTGGACCCGAGAACACCGCTATCATCCGGGAGGCCATACGCCAGCGATATGCTCTCCTGCCGTACTGGTACCAGCTTTTCTACAACGCACACCGCACCGGACAGCCTGTTATGAG ACCTTTATGGATAGAATATCCTGAAGATGGCGCTACTTTTTCAATTGAGGATGAGTACTTGATTG GAAAGGATTTGCTGGTGCATCCCGTCACTGATGAGGGCGCTACTGGTGTTACTGCCTATCTGCCTGGGAAAGGCGAG GTCTGGTATGATGTTCACACTTTCCAGAAGCATGATGGAGATCAGAGCCTCTACATTCCTGTCACCATGAGCTCT ATCCCAGTTTTCCAGCGAGGAGGGTCCATTATCTGCAGAAAAGACCGTGTTAGGAGATCTTCGTCCTGTATGGAAAACGACCCGTACACTCTTTATGTTGCTCTCAATTCTCAG GGCTCTGCTGAAGGAGAGCTGTACATCGATGACTTCCACACATTCAGCTATAAAGAAGCAAAGCAGTTTGTCCACAGACATCTGTCCTTCTCTGCCGACACGCTGTCTTCCAG GAATCTGGCCCTAGACTCCCAGTTTTCCACTGCCTCTTGGATAGAAAAGATTGTGATCTTCGGAGGCAGTCGACCGTCCTCTGCCACACTGAAAAATGCAG atGGTACAGAGTCAGCTTTAGAGTTTGAGTTTGACTCTTCACTCGCAGTTTTGACTCTACGTAAGCCAGGGGTCAGTGCGGCGGCAGACTGGACCGTAGTCTTGCGGTAA
- the LOC122324696 gene encoding solute carrier family 25 member 45 isoform X2, producing MSFPVVSVAVSNAVAFGSYSNALDYLTRSGHSSSDQSKQSSLTAVFTAGCFSGLAQLFVTAPIDLVKVRLQNQTKSGGNKYRGPIHCIAVILREDGVKGLFRGIWALALRDVPCFGVYFLPYELICRMLTEKGKQPGNTAVLVAGGVAGVVTWACATPMDVVKARLQMCGGGGRMYSGVLNCITVSVREEGMRVFFKGLLLNSVRAFPVNAVTFLSYEMLLRAMTDSSQN from the exons ATGTCATTTCCGGTCGTCTCCGTTGCTGTCAGCAATGCTGTGGCCTTTGGTTCATACAGTAATGCGCTGGATTACCTTACTCGGTCAGGTCACAGCTCCTCTGACCAAAGCAAGCAGTCGTCGCTCACTGCCGTGTTCACGGCCGGCTGTTTTTCAGGGTTAGCGCAG TTGTTTGTTACAGCTCCGATAGACCTGGTTAAAGTGCGTCTGCAGAACCAGACGAAGTCAGGTGGGAATAAATACAGAGGTCCCATACATTGCATCGCTGTGATCTTAAGAGAGGACGGGGTGAAAGGCCTTTTCAGAGGGATCTGGGCTCTTGCTCTGCGCGACGTGCCATGTTTTGGAGTTTACTTCCTGCCGTACGAGCTGATCTGCAGGATGCTGACTGAGAAAGGGAAGCAACCAG GTAACACTGCTGTGCTGGTGGCTGGTGGCGTTGCTGGTGTGGTCACATGGGCCTGTGCCACCCCCATGGATGTGGTGAAGGCTCGACTGCAGATGTGTGGCGGCGGCGGTCGCATGTACAGCGGTGTGCTGAACTGCATTACTGTAAGCGTGCGTGAGGAGGGCATGCGGGTTTTCTTCAAAGGCCTTCTTCTGAACAGCGTGAGAGCGTTCCCTGTGAACGCTGTAACCTTCCTCAGCTACGAGATGCTGCTGAGAGCCATGACCGACTCCTCCCAGAACTGA
- the LOC122324696 gene encoding solute carrier family 25 member 45 isoform X1, whose protein sequence is MPFVEFVAGWISGAVGLVVGHPLDTVKVRLQTQAVYRGIFDCVVKTYTHEGFRGFFKGMSFPVVSVAVSNAVAFGSYSNALDYLTRSGHSSSDQSKQSSLTAVFTAGCFSGLAQLFVTAPIDLVKVRLQNQTKSGGNKYRGPIHCIAVILREDGVKGLFRGIWALALRDVPCFGVYFLPYELICRMLTEKGKQPGNTAVLVAGGVAGVVTWACATPMDVVKARLQMCGGGGRMYSGVLNCITVSVREEGMRVFFKGLLLNSVRAFPVNAVTFLSYEMLLRAMTDSSQN, encoded by the exons ATGCCGTTTGTCGAGTTCGTCGCAGGATGGATTTCAG GTGCTGTTGGTTTAGTTGTTGGACACCCTTTGGACACAGTAAAG GTGCGCTTGCAGACCCAGGCTGTATATAGAGGAATATTTGATTGTGTGGTCAAAACATATACACATGAAGGA TTCCGTGGATTTTTTAAAGGCATGTCATTTCCGGTCGTCTCCGTTGCTGTCAGCAATGCTGTGGCCTTTGGTTCATACAGTAATGCGCTGGATTACCTTACTCGGTCAGGTCACAGCTCCTCTGACCAAAGCAAGCAGTCGTCGCTCACTGCCGTGTTCACGGCCGGCTGTTTTTCAGGGTTAGCGCAG TTGTTTGTTACAGCTCCGATAGACCTGGTTAAAGTGCGTCTGCAGAACCAGACGAAGTCAGGTGGGAATAAATACAGAGGTCCCATACATTGCATCGCTGTGATCTTAAGAGAGGACGGGGTGAAAGGCCTTTTCAGAGGGATCTGGGCTCTTGCTCTGCGCGACGTGCCATGTTTTGGAGTTTACTTCCTGCCGTACGAGCTGATCTGCAGGATGCTGACTGAGAAAGGGAAGCAACCAG GTAACACTGCTGTGCTGGTGGCTGGTGGCGTTGCTGGTGTGGTCACATGGGCCTGTGCCACCCCCATGGATGTGGTGAAGGCTCGACTGCAGATGTGTGGCGGCGGCGGTCGCATGTACAGCGGTGTGCTGAACTGCATTACTGTAAGCGTGCGTGAGGAGGGCATGCGGGTTTTCTTCAAAGGCCTTCTTCTGAACAGCGTGAGAGCGTTCCCTGTGAACGCTGTAACCTTCCTCAGCTACGAGATGCTGCTGAGAGCCATGACCGACTCCTCCCAGAACTGA